The Electrophorus electricus isolate fEleEle1 chromosome 19, fEleEle1.pri, whole genome shotgun sequence genome has a segment encoding these proteins:
- the LOC113579824 gene encoding calpain-5-like translates to MSDRVYLFQHQNYHALKRACLRRAALFQDPFFLASAQSLFYKRAPPPGLTWKRPRELCRDPRLFVDGISTRDLHQGSLGNCWMVAAISCLATEPSLWKKVIPDHMEQEWNPKHPYLYAGIFHFRFWRMGQWMDVVVDDRLPVSEDGTLLFCRSASPREFWSALLEKAYAKLNGCYEALEGGNTAEALVDFTGGVSELLSLDQEALSQHAEQRRALFQMLAKAHSRKALITCSIRPAEGELVESVLDCGLVKGHAYSVTEIRKIRLGETLLGICGTSRIYMVRMRNPWGMANWTGAWSQGSLQWQRTERSEREKMGLVVRDVGEFWMEFGDFCHYFTDMVVCRLVKRSLLWTRHRWGEECLLGEWTHAPIDTPLKGCDWAYPAPASRGGRREEHLDKGQQDQRRAYGEKQKKKEKGEEQAWQVREGKRLQKKREKVHSREEEGVAEDEWEREMDRRSRCGGCSNFRETFLHNPQFMFEVGKEENEVLICLQQEDRRIKRKEGSGENLPIGFEVLKVEVNRTCRVQRFGEQAASSVYMDSRSVALRVTLGPGRYTVVPTTFQPGVNGRFLLRLFSHTDMKLRELKEDLPVPSLWWCCGPQLCAVTTIHLHRASMLSQSKQPAPDVYAVIRCEEETIRTRVFKKDGSPEFNTKVIFYRRRPYTKISITLWRRGLPFDSFLGGAHLQIGDSENERSRVVDLRGGQSCGYIYIETSSSQCLTDL, encoded by the exons ATGTCTGACAGAGTGTACCTGTTTCAGCATCAGAACTACCACGCCCTGAAGCGAGCGTGTTTGAGACGAGCAGCTCTATTCCAGGACCCCTTCTTTCTTGCCTCTGCTCAGTCGCTTTTCTACAAAAGAGCACCACCTCCAGGACTCACGTGGAAGAGACCAAGG GAGCTGTGTAGGGATCCTCGACTCTTTGTGGATGGAATCAGCACCAGAGATCTGCACCAGGGCAGTCTGGGTAACTGTTGGATGGTGGCAGCTATATCCTGTCTGGCCACAGAGCCCTCACTTTGGAAAAAG GTCATCCCAGATCACATGGAGCAGGAATGGAACCCTAAGCATCCATACCTGTATGCTGGGATTTTCCACTTTCGATTCTGGCGAATGGGCCAATGGATGGACGTGGTGGTAGATGACCGCTTACCGGTCAGTGAGGATGGAACTTTGCTCTTCTGTCGCTCAGCATCACCTCGGGAATTCTGGAGTGCCCTGTTGGAGAAAGCTTATGCCAA GTTGAATGGTTGCTATGAGGCCTTAGAGGGAGGTAACACCGCTGAAGCGCTTGTGGATTTCACTGGTGGAGTGTCCGAATTGCTGAGTCTGGACCAAGAGGCTCTAAGCCAACATGCTGAGCAGAGGCGGGCACTGTTCCAGATGTTAGCAAAAGCACACAGTCGCAAAGCTCTCATCACATGCTCCATACGG CCAGCAGAAGGAGAACTTGTGGAGTCAGTGTTGGACTGTGGCTTAGTGAAGGGCCATGCATACAGTGTTACTGAAATCAGGAAGATCCGCCTGGGGGAGACACTTTTGGGCATTTGTGGAACATCCCGGATCTACATGGTGCGCATGCGGAATCCCTGGGGCATGGCAAACTGGACTGGGGCCTGGAGTCAGGG ATCGCTACAGTGGCAGCGGACTGAGCGCagcgagagggagaaaatgGGACTCGTCGTCAGAGATGTAGGAGAGTTTTG GATGGAGTTTGGGGACTTCTGCCACTACTTCACAGACATGGTCGTGTGCAGACTGGTGAAGCGCTCCCTGCTTTGGACCCGGCACCGCTGGGGAGAGGAGTGCCTCCTGGGTGAATGGACCCACGCCCCTATAGACACCCCACTGAAGGGCTGCGACTGGGCCTATCCTGCTCCTGCCTCGAGAGGAGGCAGGAGAGAAGAGCATCTGGACAAAGGGCAGCAGGACCAGAGGAGGGCCTACGGAGAGaagcaaaagaagaaagagaagggtGAAGAGCAAGCGTGgcaagtgagagagggaaagagattgcagaagaaaagggagaaagtccatagcagagaggaggagggagttGCTGAGGATgaatgggagagagaaatggacagaagGAGTCGGTGTGGGGGGTGCAGTAACTTCAGAGAAACATTTCTTCATAATCCTCAG ttcATGTTTGAGGtaggaaaagaggaaaatgaGGTACTGATATGCCTGCAGCAGGAAGACAGAAGGAttaaaaggaaagaaggaaGCGGTGAAAATCTTCCAATCGGCTTTGAGGTTCTGAAG GTGGAGGTGAATCGCACGTGTAGGGTGCAGCGCTTTGGTGAGCAGGCTGCCAGCTCTGTCTATATGGACTCCCGCAGTGTTGCCCTGCGTGTGACTCTGGGCCCCGGCCGCTATACCGTCGTGCCCACCACCTTCCAACCAGGGGTCAACGGGCGTTTCCTGCTCCGCctgttttcacacacagacatgaagcTCCG GGAGTTGAAGGAGGATCTTCCTGTTCCCTCACTGTGGTGGTGCTGTGGGCCTCAGCTCTGTGCTGTAACTACAATACACCTGCACAGAGCTTCCATGCTCAGTCAGTCCAAACAGCCAG CTCCAGATGTGTATGCTGTCATTAGGTGTGAGGAGGAGACTATAAGGACACGTGTGTTTAAGAAAGATGGAAGTCCTGAATTTAACACTAAAGTGATTTTCTATCGAAGGAGGCCTTACACAAAAATCTCCATAACG TTGTGGAGAAGAGGTTTGCCATTTGACTCCTTCCTTGGAGGAGCTCATCTTCAAATAGGGGACAGTGAAAATGAGAGGAGCAGAGTGGTTGATCTCCGAGGTGGCCAGTCTTGCGGTTACATCTACATTGAGACTTCTAGCAGTCAGTGCTTGACTGACTTATGA
- the zgc:103586 gene encoding zgc:103586, whose amino-acid sequence MAVAELVAKCLQARNMAYCPYSRFPVGAAILTSGGTIITGCNVENASYGLTVCAERTAIQRAVSEGHRSFTAIAVTCDIKDSFVGPCGACRQVLMEFGAEWDIYLTKPDGSYKKTSLRELLPLEFGPRHLAKE is encoded by the exons ATGGCTG TTGCGGAACTGGTTGCAAAATGCCTGCAGGCACGCAACATGGCTTATTGTCCCTATAGCCGCTTCCCAGTTGGTGCTGCAATCTTGACTTCAGGGGGTACCATAatcacag gctgcAATGTAGAGAATGCTTCATATGGCCTTACAGTATGTGCAGAGAGAACAGCCATACAAAGGGCTGTCTCTGAAGGCCACAGAAGTTTTACAGCCATAGCAGTCACATG tGATATTAAAGACAGTTTTGTGGGACCATGTGGGGCCTGTCGACAGGTGTTAATGGAG TTTGGTGCTGAATGGGACATTTACTTGACAAAACCTGATGGATCCTATAAGAAAACAAGTCTGAGAGAGCTTCTGCCTTTAGAGTTTGGCCCACGTCACCTGgcaaaagaataa